The region AAGTGAGACACTGGTGGTGACAGCCACTGGCTGAGAGGGACTTGCTTCCCAAATTTTCACAAGGTCACTGTCCCAGATAGCAGGACAGCACACACAGACCACCAGCACTCAGCGCTGGCAAATGGGTTAAGTTCAAGGCTGGAAAACATCGTGACAGCCACAGgaagggtggctgcaggcacagggtgCACCAAAGCTCAGGGAAAGTTCTGCAAGTCAAAGAAGGGATTTGGATGGTCAAGATGGGAGCTGCAAGGAGAGCCCAAGCCTGAGCCCTGTTCAGAACTGAGACCTTGCTCCAGAGAGGCAGCAAATCCAAGGCTGGAGTCACCACACAGTCACTCTGACCGTGAAGCCAGCTCCAAGAGATGGTGcacaggttgtgtggcagagggAGGTGGGGACAGCCTGCACTGGGCTGCTGTGAACTTGAGGGTTACAGTGTGGATGAGTGAGGTTGAGGTTCTCCAAGCACCACAGTTCCATGGGGCCCAAAGGACTGCCAGGACTGGAAAACCTGGGCAGGGTAGAACTGGGAATTTGAGCTGCAGAAACCTCCCAAACCCATTTGTTTCAGTGGCACTGGCTCTGAAACAAGGCCAGCGCTGTGCCACTCTCCAGCTTGCACCCTCTGTGCCccaaaacaatttcacatgatCTCAGGACCAAGCCTGCTGCACAAACAACATTAAAACCATGAAGAGTACAAAGTACAGACTGAAAATGACAGGCCAAGCCCTGCTCAACGCCAGTTCTCATCCACTCCACACAGCAAGAACCCATGTTTACTGCTTGAACGTTAGAAGCTGAGGTCTATGGAGCTGAGCTGAATCCAGCCAGGGAGAACAGAGAATGTTAGCAGGacttttgttatttttgcaAAGGCACCCCAGAGTGACACTCCAAAACCCTGCAGCATGGAACAGGTCTGTTTGACACAGAAGGTGATGTTCCCCTAGAGAAGCTCATCGCAGCCTTGCAGATGTATGGCTACATCATCAGCCACTTACCCAACCATTATTTCCTCCCTACACTCTGCACTCCAAGTAATCCTGGCTGGGATTTGCCCTGTTGTACGTCCCTGACACTCAGCTTGGGGTGCACacctcccacccagccctgcatcTCACCCAGGCTCTGCCGAAGGTCCTCGCAGAGGCTGATGTGGGGGAACTGCAGCATCTGGCGCCATTTCTTGCTCTTGCCTTTCCTGTTTCCTCCACCACCTGCAGGGCACACAAAATCAATACCATGAGTCAGGAAGCAAAGGTGTCTGGCTGCACCCTAGCCTTGCCTCCAAGTCCAGGCAAGGAAAACAAGAATGACGTGGTGACACCATCTCCTCGTGGGACCAAAGTGTTGGAGCCTCGGTTGGAAATGGACAGACCAACCTCTGGCTGctgaacaaatcccaaacaagAACCTGAAGACTTTTCATGATGGGACAATCCCACCAGTGTCCACAGCCACAGCAGTTCCTGGCTCCCAGGCCTGTCCCCAGCACCTCTGCATAGCCAATCACCCCTCCAGGCCATGCCTTGCTTGGTGTGAAACTCTTCGTGCTGCTGTAAGGCCACCTACTCATTCCAGACTGATTGCCTACTCCAGGGAGGGGCTCTCACATGGAGGACATGAAGCTGGGAGACAGGAATTCCTGCTCTAATCCTGCCTCCACAGACAACTCGCTACATTGCCTGGGGCTCATCGCTTCAGTTTCCCACCTCTGAAGTGGGGACACTCCCACCTCTCTCCAGAGATAAGCCAGCCTCAGAAAATCCAGATCCAAGAACCAGGTATTACCTcagcttcagctgctggagTCAATGCCCAGTGGTGGGAAAGCTTCTAGATAGACCAAAAAATTTACATCATAGCAAGCACTCAGTACCGATTGCTGGGATCAGCCAACCTCCAGGGATTGCTCTCCCAGTGCCAACACACACAATTTCCCACCTCTGTTTGGAAATTCATTAAATCACCCTGCCAAAATGGTCGGGCCAAGAGTTGGGCTCAAGGCCCGGCCTTCTGAAATTACACGGGGGTTGAACATAATTTATCAGCTCTTGAGAAACACACTCATAACACTTTCCTCCACTGCAGATGCAGTTCAGCCCCAAACCCTAGACACGACACGGAGAACCAGGTGGGATGGGGCCGTCCTGGTCATTGCCAGGTGGTTCCAGCCCCAGGTCCGAGCCCCTGGCACGCCGAGGGTCCCTGCACTGCATCTgccccgcagcagcagcagcagcagcagcagcagctgggctgcacaATTGTACAAACTCAGGAAGGAAGTGACTCAagggtgagcagggctggaagaaaCCAGCGGCGCAGACACCTTGGTGTCAGCCACAATGCGGCGGATGGGGGCAGCGAAACCAGGGCAGGGGAGGACAGGCCATCCTCACCCCAAGAGAGCTCaaggaaaggcagagcagagccccacgGCACCCGGAGGTTGCCTTTCCTTGAGTTGTTTGCTTTGAAAGGAGGCTCCAGTGGTTCTCCCCCgccctcccagcactgcagaggggagctgggctcctgcacagccacctCCAGCACCCCtggcctggggatggggcaagGAGTGAGCTGCTTccacccagagctcagcaggagcaAGCTTCAGGGCTGGGTGGTGGATGAGAACTGGTCTGTTGTCCCTCTGTCAGGGCAAGGGGGACAGGGATCCTCCAATTCCCTGGGCAACACCAAACACAGGGCACGGTCATGCCGTGGTCGGTTGTCAGCAGCCCCATAGCACactccagctcagctctgcactcCCACACCAACCTAGGAAGCTCCaaaaaggctgggctggagctaAGAACCCAGCCCTGTTGGTTCTGGCCTGCAAAGCAGCTCTGTCCTGTGACAGGAGCTGTCTGAGCTTACCCCAGTGGCCACCACGGACAGGCAGCACGGCCACCTGTGGCTCTCACGGCCCCAGAACCACCTGGCACAAGGGTGACACTGGGCTGTTCCTGCCTGCAGACtgcaaacaggagcagcagccggCCAGCACCTCGTGCTGCATCAGTGCCAAAACTCCACTCCCCAAGGGCACCACAGGAGCCGGTCTCTCTCTGGGTCACTCCGTATGGAGCTGGCCCCATGCCTGGAGGTCACaaaccctgctgcttcctgaaCCAAACCCTGCCCTGGTTTTGAACCAAACCCTGCTGCTTGGTTATGAACCAAACCTCGCCATGATGAACCCGAACGTCACGGTCCACCACGGTCACTGTGCCAGGAGTACTTACACTTAGCCTGGTTCTAAAGCAGCTTGGAAGTGCTTCTGCCCATGCAAATTTAATTTCGCTGCTTTTTGCTCCCACAAATCTAATCTCCAAAGCGCTCTAACTGGATTTCAGCGGCTCTCTCAGGCTCTAGCATGGCTCGGTCTGGCCAATTGCACCCCACGGGGCAGGGGGGACCGTGTTTCTCCGGCATAAATGGGATTTAATGAACTCATCAATGCCCGGCCGGAGCGGATCTTCTGTGCAATGGACCGGGTTCCTGTGTGAGacatcccatcccctcctgggCCTGCTCCCCTGCATCTTCAGGACATCCCACACGGAGGGCTGGAATTCAGCGTGGCCCGGAGCAGCGGGagcgctggggctgagcagagctccGGGAGCCCCGCaatggggccggggctgctgtgAAGGCGgcggacgggacgggacgggcgGGGCTCCCCGCCGAAGTTTCGGGATCGGCCCGTGTGTGGGAAGCAGCATTTACCGGActgaaattaactttttttttcctcctacgGCACCCAAAGTTGCCTGTCCGCTGTGCCgggggagctggagcagccccggAGCGGGCACGGCGGGACGCGGATGGGGCGATCTGCACCGGGGAGGCGGCGAGGCCGCCCGGGACGGAGCGCAGCACCCCCGGAGCGAGCACAGCACCGGACGGGCGAGCCGAATGCCTGTGCCCAGCCCGCGCCGCCACCTCCCCGCTCCCCGCCAAGGCCGCGATGCCCCGGGAGGGACCGCCCCGGCCGAGCCCCGGGGCGGCACCACCGGGGCCCGCAGCCCGGGCCTGCCGCCCCGCCAGCTCCGGTGCCCGGCGCCGCTCACCTTCGCGGGCCTTGAGCAGGACGGTGTTGGCGACGATGTTCTCCAGCTCCATGGGCCCGCgggcgccgccgcctcccgccggcTCCGCTCCCCGCGCTCggcccgcgcccgccgccccccgccgccgccgccgcgccccgcccccGGTGCCCCGCCCGGCCAATGCCTGCCCTCGCTCCTCCCGCGCCGCGCTCCCATTGGTCCGCCCCTTCAttaagccccgccccctccgcACCACCACGGCCCTCCAGTAGGTCCCGCGAGGTGCTGCGGACGGGGCGGGGCTAGAGTAGTGACGTCATCCGGCGGCCACCGACGGAGGGCTGCCGGGACGAGGGGACGGGCGCTGATTGGAGGGTGAGATGTCACTCAGGGCGCGCCGCGAACGGATTGGGAGAGAGTCAAGTACGCCCACACGGGAAGCTCCGCCTTCCACATCATCTGATTGGGCGTGGAGCTGCCACTCAGCCGCAAGACGAGTCGTGATAGGTCAATCTATGGGGTGGGGCCGATTTGTTGAATATAAATAAGCGTCGGGGCTCAGTGGAAGCCGAGAGGGTTTCCTGGACTTTGTGGGaggtcccggtcccggtcccggtcccggtcccggtcccggtcccggtcccggtcccggtcccggtcccggtcccggtccctcGGGCGGGGCTGTCTCCGCGGTGTCTGTCCTGTTCGAACCAGTGACATGTTTAGGGGAGCCTCCCCACCTTCGCAGCCTCAATAAAGCCCGAGCGGCCTCGCGTGTTTCCCGGTGTCTCGGTCCATCCCGGTCACGGGATGTGCTCCGGTGCTGTGCCCCGTTTCTGCAGTCACCGCTGCCCTGGAGGCTTGGGTGTTCTCATCCCCCAGCGCAGCTGACCCATGTGCCGTTCTGGTGTTTGAACTCCCGCCAAATTCTTTACACCAATTATTCTCTCTAAAagccattttttaaaacttataCCAAAATTAGCAGCAGCGTTACCTTGTCTGAAGAAAAGCTGTGCTATGGGAACCTCTTCCCACctgattccccacacacctggtttccctgcagagctggcctgTGCTCGAGCATCCCTCGATGACCTGTCACTCACCTGCCCATCTCCCTGCCTGTTCTGAGCACAAAACCACTCCTTAATCTTCTTACACCAAGTGGTGtctgccctgctttgtgctgctcctggctttGAGGTGAGGACATCACCTCTGCCTTCCCATGGCTTCTGTCCCTTGCTCCAGCCCACAGGAGATGTCTCCTTCCCAGCAGGtgtggggctggtgctggccagggcagggaggagatgaTGGGCACGTCCCTCCCCTGGTGTCTGTCAGCGGCAGCCTGGGCCCACAGCAGGAGAGGATTTGGGTTCATGTCCTCAAGCTGTAGTGAGGATGATAATAACACAAATTACTCCAAGCACTCACTGTCCCTGCAGTCAGTACTGCTGTGCCCTTCAGCATCCACTGGGAATCAGATGTCACATCTTCAGGGTATGAATCTGCAGCGAttaggaggaggaggatgcttTGCCCTGCCACACCTTGGGGGTAATCTCTCTGTCACTGCCTGGAGGGATGAGCTCATGGTGTGAGAGCTCCTCTTTTAGAGCTGCTTTCCTTACAAAGCATGTTTATTTTGAACTTAAAATGAGATGACTCTGTTTCCATCCATTTCCAGCATTAACCCTTGGGTTGCTATTTTCTGTTTCCTCCCACCTGGCATTCTGTAGTACCGTTCCCATCACTGACAAGGCCcatggacaatgggaggctgctggagcagcaccagtGTCCAGAGGATCCTGATGTCCCCAAGagacccagcagcagctcaggtgtgGCACTGCCACTCTACTTTTCAGCTCTGTGGAGGGGAGCTGTGTGCTCACGCCCAGGAGGATGGGCAGTGCCTGGTACCCTCTTGGCACCAGGGTGTGTGGCCAGGGCACTGTGGGTGCTGCCAGAGGGCTGGTGCCCCCGGGAGAACTGACCTGGCCGTGTCCCCACTAGTTGCCCTCGTCTGGGTATTTTTAGCAGCAAAATGTTGTTTGGTTGTGAGAAGGAGGAGGGCGGCTGCGGGAGGGGAAGCTGGGTGGCTGTGATAGGGCAGCTCCTTCCGTGGGCAgtgcctgagcagctccagccaccgGGGCCAGACCCCTCTGAGGGTCAGCACTGgaacccatcccatcccatcccatcccatcccatcccatcccatcccatcccatcccatcccatcccatctcatcccgATCCCACTGGGAACCTCTGCTGACTCCAAAGCTCACACCATGAGCCTCCCCACATGGGGCCAGTGATGGCCCAGGGATCCTCAGTGCTGAGAGTGCCCCCGtcccatcccgtcccgtcccatcccatcccatcccatcccatcccatcccgccCCCGCAGAGCCCAGCTAAGCTGCACCCACCCtgacaggggctgggagggctggcaggggccaGTGTTCCTTGAGCTCCAGCTCCCAGGCGCCAGCAGCTGTTTTTAGCCCAGAGAAAGTCCAATGTTTTGAGATTTTCTATTTTAAGCAGCAAAGCTGAAGAAGTGGAGCAGCCCCTGACCTCCGGGTGTCTGTGCAGAGCGAGgcaggcagccaggcagggTGGGTGTGGGGCGCTTTTTGCCCCCCAAGGGGGATGTGGTTGTCCCTGGGTCTtccccccacagctgcctctgtgGCCTCTTGCACGtcgggctgtgctggagcctgtTCCCATGCGATCCCATCTCTGAAACTCTCCCAGGGGAGAACGGCCTTTCTGGCTCTGGGATGTCATTCCTGCTTTCCCTCCTGCAACAAGATCCCACAACAGTCCCCGAGCAGGATGTGGAGTGTTCCATGCCAGACCTGCAGTTCTTGTACCCTGTACGTGTGTGCCCTCACAGAGCCCCCATGGCATAGCACAGCTGTcccagaggggacagagaggcaCAGGGCTcgggctgggctgctgtggtggcacagccagTTCAGCCCAGAGCCGGTGACACTGCCACGGAGAGGTTTTGTCTCCTCgcagcagctgtggagtccATCCCCCACACAAGGAGAGTGCTGGGGGGCACAGACATTCATCTGAGAGTGGGGAGGGCTCACTCAGCAAGTTGTCACCACACTGCTGTGTGGGGTGATGCGGGTGACAAAAGGTGCTGGCGGTCAGTGCTGCTttctgggctccctgcaggcagacGCCAACCCCAGGCACAGGATTTGGTCCCGTTTTATTCAATCCTGCAGTTCCAGAAGCACCTCGAGCTGCACACTGGCACTGCCATCCAGGGCCTGTGGTGTGGCTGGGTGCTGTGaatgctgagcagggctgggggccacgtccccagtgtcccagcgGGTCCCTAAGAGCGGTGCCGGTGTGGGACGGCCAGGAGCCGGCGGAAGGCAGCTCGGAAGTCCCGGTTGAAGAGGGTGTAGATGAGAGGGTTGACGCTGCTGTTGCAGTAGCCGATCCAGAAGAAGAAGTTGAAGAGGGGCTTGGAGACACGGCAGCCCTGCCCACAGAGAGCCCCCAGGCTGTAGGTGAAGAAGAAGGGGAACCAGCACAGCACGAAGGCGCCCATCACCACAGCCAGCACCACAGTGAAGCGCCGCTCCCTCGCCCTCACCAGCCGCCGGCGGCACAGCAGCATGCTCTGGTGCTGGCTCCGACGGCGCCATCTCAGCATCCCCACACCCGACACCTTTCTGTCACCGCTGGCAGGGCACGGGGAGCGGGCAGCGAGCCGGGCGGCCGTGCGCCCGGCGGTCAGGCGGTAGATGCGGCAGTACACGGCCACCATGACGAGGCAGGGCACGAAGAAGGAGGCGGCGCAGGAGGCCAGCACGTACCAGGTCTCCTGGCTCAGCTGGCACTCCCGCCCACCCGGCCGCGGCCGCAGgaggggtggcagtgccaccagggcCGCTGCCGCCCACACCGCCCCGATCATGGCCCTGACCCGCCGCGGGTTCCGGCGCAGGTTGAGCCGCGCCGCCCGTGTCACGGCCCAGTAGCGGTCGAGGCTGATGGCGCAGAGGTGCCCGATGGATGCCGTGCACAGCAGCACGTCCAGCGCCAGGTACAGGCTGCACCACAGCCCGCCAAAGTACCAGTAGCCCATCACCTCGTTGGCCAGCGAGAAGGGCAGCACGAGGACGGCCACCAGGATGTCTGCCGAGGCCAGGGACACGAGGAAGAGGTTCTGTGGGGCTTGCAGGGCCCGGCTGGTGGAGATGGCCACCACCACCAGAGCGTTGCCcagcagcgtggccagcaggatggccagggctgccagcaagATGAGCCCCGTGGCTGCAGGTGAGTGTGGGGCACTGCCGGCGCCGCTGCCGTTACCAGAGGAGTTGGGAAGGGCGCTGCCCGGCTCCATGCTGGCCCGGCCCCTCACGCAGATGAAGCCCCATGGGGCTTTCCCCCACCCTGCTCACCGGTCCCGGAGCGGCTGTGGGCGCAGTCCCAGAATCGCTGAGTCCCTGGGGGTTctcctggctgccaccactCCTGCACTGACCCGGTCTGGTGGCGAGGTCGTCCTGGCCCGGTGGTTGCCCGGCTGGGCATGCAGGACAGCGGCGGGGTCAGGAGCACCGAGAGGCTCCCACGGCAGCGCTACTGGCTCTGCTGGTCCCAGTCCGGAGGAGGGCGGgcgggaaggagggagggagggaagggtgggccgATATCACTGGCAGGAACCCAAACATCTGTGGGCAGTGGGAGAAGCTGTTATTGCCATTTAAAGGGCTCCCTTCAGGGTCACCACGGCAGGAGAGCTCCAGCCACGCGTGCCAGGGTGCCCGGTGGTGCAAGGGCACTGCAACCCAACCATCCTGAATCATCATCCTGCTgatcccagctcagcagcaccaagcaGCCCAGGACCTTGCTTGGCTGTCCCGTGCTGTGCCTCAATCACTGATatgctgctgtggcacagagtGGGGCGCTTTGgaccctgccagctcagccctttggggacaaggtggggggAAAGAAGATGCTGCTTGTGACAGCTCAGTACAGGTGGCTACAGAGCTCGGGGTTTAGCTGTGGAATCATCACCATGTGCCCCACAGAATGAGTGTTTGGTGTGTCCCCAGCACgagctgggctgagcagtgATAGTGTGAGGGGTACCTGTGACAGAGGGAGGACCCAAAGAGACACACACAGGGGTGTCAGCACTCCCCCTTTATTAGacacagctgagcagggacaggggacaccagcggccacaggagcagcagcccggGTGAGCACAGCCAGCTAGAGCCGTGTGGCACCGTGCGGGAGCGGGCGAGGGGAGCCCACCCgcgtgctggggctgggcatcTCCTCGGGGTAGGAGAGGGCAGGGTtgtccagccccagcctggccttgtcGCGGGGAGCGCCCTCGGGCTCCTCCCAGCCTTCGGGGCTGCGGCAGCGGTCGGTGCAGCACAGCGTGGCCTGGGTGATGACACGGTCCAGCGGCTGCAGCGAGTGCATCCAGGCCGGGAGGAAGTCCCAGGTCTGCAGCCACTTGGGCAGGCGCCCGGGGCTGTGCGCCTGCAGCGCGTTCACCAGCCCC is a window of Ammospiza caudacuta isolate bAmmCau1 chromosome 16, bAmmCau1.pri, whole genome shotgun sequence DNA encoding:
- the LOC131564864 gene encoding alpha-2Da adrenergic receptor-like, which encodes MEPGSALPNSSGNGSGAGSAPHSPAATGLILLAALAILLATLLGNALVVVAISTSRALQAPQNLFLVSLASADILVAVLVLPFSLANEVMGYWYFGGLWCSLYLALDVLLCTASIGHLCAISLDRYWAVTRAARLNLRRNPRRVRAMIGAVWAAAALVALPPLLRPRPGGRECQLSQETWYVLASCAASFFVPCLVMVAVYCRIYRLTAGRTAARLAARSPCPASGDRKVSGVGMLRWRRRSQHQSMLLCRRRLVRARERRFTVVLAVVMGAFVLCWFPFFFTYSLGALCGQGCRVSKPLFNFFFWIGYCNSSVNPLIYTLFNRDFRAAFRRLLAVPHRHRS